A section of the Lathamus discolor isolate bLatDis1 chromosome 6, bLatDis1.hap1, whole genome shotgun sequence genome encodes:
- the CALCB gene encoding calcitonin gene-related peptide 2 isoform X4 gives MVVLKISSFLAVYALVVCQMDSFQAAPVRPGLESITDRVMLSDYEARRLLNALVKEFIQMTAEELEQASEGNSLDRPISKRCASLSTCVLGKLSQELHKLQTYPRTDVGAGTPGKKRNVLSDVEHERYAKYGEPLGDN, from the exons ATGGTTGTGCTGAAGATTTCATCTTTCCTTGCTGTTTATGCCTTGGTGGTATGCCAGATGGATAGCTTCCAAGCAGCCCCAGTCAG ACCTGGCTTGGAGTCCATAACAGATCGAGTGATGCTCAGTGATTACGAAGCTCGGAGATTATTAAATGCACTGGTGAAAGAGTTCATACAAATGacagcagaagagctggagCAAGCCTCTGAAGGGAACAG cctggATAGACCCATTTCCAAACGCTGTGCCAGTCTGAGTACTTGTGTGCTGGGCAAACTGTCTCAAGAATTGCACAAATTGCAAACTTATCCTCGCACTGACGTTGGGGCTGGAACTCCTGGCAAGAAACGAAATGTGCTGAGTGACGTGGAACACGAACGCTATGCAAAATATGGGGAACCCCTGGGAGACAACTAG